The DNA window tttttataaaataattgttGGTTCAGTGTTCTATCCTTTTCTTGCTCCTTGTAAGAATTTTAATATGTTGTGGTTGGCTGACAACCCCAGTCATTGTCGTAACCttttttcattaaatttacAAGAAAATACAAATCTAATACTTAATTATAACAAGCTTAGGTGGTTGTGAATACTACTTACTGATGCTTCTATTCTATATCCCATAGTTAATTTAATAGTATTAAGTATTTATTATGTATTAATCCTCCACGTGGTGGGTGGGTTACTATGTATAAAccttaataaattaattaagagtGTCATTTATTTAAGTTGAATTGGTTGGTCATTATAGATGGGGAGTTGGTACACTGGTCTGTCACTTGAGCAAATAAATAAACTGTGTGAAGAGCATAAAAAGATGGAGCAACACTAGTTGGAGACAcatgaggggggggggggggctctGTTACTTTAGTGGCAATCTAGTTGTAGGTAATTTTTTGGGGGAAATGAGAGTGAAAAAGATTCCTATTCAAAGTTATATGGATGTGTGTACTGTGtcctgttttattttttttactgaacCTGGTGGGCCTGGTCCTCCTTCGTCCTCACTCCTGTCCCTATAAGTGATGAGTACTTGTTTCCATTTTATAATGGCAGGAGTATGTTTTACTCAATCAGATATCCAAGAAGAACAAATATCAGGCTCTCAATAGTTCAACAAACTCATAATCCTCCACACTCATAATCCAACAATCTTATGAAAGATAATGCAAGTACACATTATTATACATTCCCAGAATTATCAAATGCAAGTTCATACTTCACAGTATTAAGTATTCCATTCAAATAAATCCATTCGACATTGTGGCTCAACAAATTGTTCTAAAGTTCATCATCTGGTGGATCTGATGCATTGAATCGGTTGTAAAGATTTACTGGATCCAAATTCGTCCCTTCCATTCCTTCACGCAATCTTGTAGCACTTTTCGGCGAGTACTCTAATGCTCGAATCCCTATAATTCAGACATGGAATGACATATATCTCTATAGCAATTGGACatacaaattaaatataatgaaCAAACTTAAAATAGCACTTACTTTTGAACTCTTTGTCTAAATCGTCAAGATCTTTCACCCTTGCCAGCTGCCTAGATATTATTTCATCTCTGTTCAGATCTGAATCTATGGACAACAACCCCTTCTCAGCATCCGCAAATGACAGGACAAGTATCTGAATAAATAGCTTCAACTATGGACTTTTGAACatgctgatatatatatatatatatcacactaAACTTAAGGTTACTGTCTTTCTAGGTTAGGAACTTTAGGATAGCTCCATTAGCAACTGCCCAACAGAAACTGAGTTGTTAAGACTTCGTTAGTGGTATCTAAC is part of the Tripterygium wilfordii isolate XIE 37 chromosome 7, ASM1340144v1, whole genome shotgun sequence genome and encodes:
- the LOC120002461 gene encoding uncharacterized protein LOC120002461, with amino-acid sequence MDLILVLSFADAEKGLLSIDSDLNRDEIISRQLARVKDLDDLDKEFKRIRALEYSPKSATRLREGMEGTNLDPVNLYNRFNASDPPDVEWIYLNGILNTVKYELAFDNSGNV